A genomic window from Tolypothrix sp. PCC 7910 includes:
- a CDS encoding glycosyltransferase family 2 protein produces MLSVENEQQPLVSVIIPTYNRPQYLKQAIASAVKQTYQNLEIIVSDNCSPENPQAIVESFGDARIKFVRHSQNLGMFNNQMYGFKIARGKYVASLHDDDLWHEDFLAKLVPILEAHPELIIAFSDQYIIDALGNINYSGTEANTRGFKRDTLEQGMYKAFYKMGLLYKSIPTAAACVFRANLITWDSIPPEVGGLWDVYLSYICATSGYAAYYYPERLTYYRAHEQTDTMLSGHRDAEAKIRKAKSELFCYQVFMEDPRLEEFKLYFQNKWLEANTTLGIGLLRNQQILEARSYFWQALSKQKFNLRTIAALILSFIPQTLATKFLDSFNFYLEWISYKKNKFAKKINSIKRNLININLSQSIN; encoded by the coding sequence ATGTTATCAGTTGAAAATGAGCAACAACCACTGGTTAGTGTGATTATCCCTACATATAATCGACCACAGTATCTTAAGCAAGCGATCGCCAGTGCCGTAAAGCAGACTTACCAAAATCTAGAAATCATTGTTTCTGATAATTGTAGCCCCGAAAATCCCCAAGCTATTGTGGAATCTTTTGGTGATGCACGCATCAAATTTGTGCGTCATTCTCAAAACCTGGGAATGTTTAACAATCAGATGTATGGCTTTAAAATAGCCCGTGGTAAATATGTTGCTAGCCTACATGATGATGATTTATGGCACGAAGATTTTTTAGCTAAACTTGTTCCCATATTAGAAGCACATCCAGAATTAATTATTGCTTTTAGCGATCAATACATCATCGATGCTTTAGGCAATATTAATTATTCTGGTACAGAAGCAAATACACGTGGTTTTAAGCGCGACACACTAGAACAAGGAATGTATAAAGCCTTTTATAAAATGGGTTTACTTTATAAAAGTATCCCCACTGCTGCAGCTTGTGTATTTCGAGCCAATCTCATTACTTGGGATAGTATTCCCCCCGAAGTTGGTGGTTTGTGGGATGTATATTTAAGCTACATTTGTGCCACATCTGGTTATGCAGCTTACTATTATCCAGAAAGATTAACTTACTATCGTGCCCATGAGCAAACTGATACTATGCTCAGTGGTCATCGAGATGCTGAGGCAAAAATTCGCAAAGCTAAAAGCGAATTGTTTTGTTATCAAGTTTTCATGGAAGACCCTCGCCTTGAGGAGTTTAAGTTATACTTCCAAAATAAATGGTTAGAAGCTAATACTACTTTGGGGATAGGCTTACTGCGAAATCAGCAAATATTAGAAGCGCGTTCTTATTTTTGGCAAGCACTAAGTAAACAGAAGTTCAATCTGCGAACTATTGCAGCTTTAATTCTGAGTTTTATCCCTCAAACTCTAGCTACAAAATTCCTAGATTCTTTCAATTTTTACCTTGAGTGGATTAGTTACAAAAAAAATAAATTTGCTAAAAAAATCAACTCAATAAAAAGAAATCTCATAAACATTAATCTATCTCAATCAATTAACTAA
- a CDS encoding glycosyltransferase family 4 protein has product MSKTMRSIDEQRQEISQDISGKNMIAHCSSFNVGVGGGVETYLAALYQQRLHGVSEQPLKSLVNINQSKFKLLHIHSQDLLLQLKGECPAVFTVHNHSPYCPSGTKYLGNQQVICQRNFSYLGCAWGKIIDGCGSRRPNKVIHEFNTTERVIKFLETSQVTIIANSEYVRKQLIKHGSSPEQTVTLRFGIILPQIITAPLSLDIHKNQRILFVGRIVPDKGLEWLLNTLVHTDSQIKLDIAGDGWDRPRLERLANKLGLSQRIVWHGWCNTDKLNHLYQQSFALVFPSVWPEPAGLVTLEAYARYRPVIASQVGGIPEHLRDGETGILVPANDTQKLANAITDLASNYEKSRSMGEQGHTLLMQEFTIAEHVKKLQKIYARTIQNFHG; this is encoded by the coding sequence ATGTCAAAAACCATGCGAAGTATTGACGAGCAGAGACAAGAAATTAGCCAAGATATTTCTGGCAAAAATATGATTGCTCATTGCTCTAGTTTTAATGTAGGTGTAGGTGGAGGCGTTGAGACTTATTTAGCAGCTCTCTATCAGCAGCGATTGCATGGTGTTAGCGAGCAGCCACTTAAATCTTTGGTAAATATTAACCAAAGCAAATTTAAATTACTGCATATTCATAGCCAAGATTTACTATTACAGCTAAAAGGTGAGTGTCCTGCTGTATTTACAGTTCATAATCATTCACCATACTGTCCAAGTGGTACAAAATATTTGGGGAATCAGCAGGTAATTTGTCAGCGTAATTTCTCATATTTAGGATGTGCTTGGGGTAAGATAATCGATGGTTGCGGTAGTCGTAGACCCAACAAAGTGATTCACGAATTTAACACTACTGAGCGGGTAATAAAATTTTTAGAAACCTCTCAGGTTACTATCATTGCTAATAGCGAATATGTACGCAAACAGTTAATTAAACATGGCTCTTCACCTGAGCAAACTGTAACCTTAAGGTTCGGTATTATTCTTCCCCAAATTATTACTGCTCCCCTCAGTTTAGATATTCATAAAAATCAAAGAATTCTGTTTGTTGGTCGGATTGTTCCTGATAAAGGACTAGAATGGCTATTGAACACTTTAGTACATACTGATTCCCAAATTAAACTTGATATTGCAGGCGATGGATGGGATCGTCCAAGATTAGAAAGGTTAGCTAATAAACTAGGTTTAAGTCAGCGTATTGTTTGGCATGGTTGGTGCAATACTGACAAATTAAATCATCTTTATCAACAATCTTTTGCTCTTGTATTCCCTAGTGTTTGGCCTGAGCCTGCTGGTTTAGTGACTCTCGAAGCCTATGCCCGCTATAGACCTGTAATTGCTAGCCAAGTAGGAGGAATTCCAGAACATTTGCGGGATGGAGAAACAGGTATTCTTGTACCAGCTAATGATACCCAAAAACTAGCTAATGCTATTACTGATTTGGCTAGCAATTACGAAAAAAGTCGTAGTATGGGTGAACAAGGTCATACTTTGTTAATGCAAGAATTTACTATTGCTGAACACGTAAAGAAATTGCAGAAAATCTACGCAAGAACCATCCAAAATTTTCATGGGTGA